The following is a genomic window from Pelomonas sp. SE-A7.
CAAGACCAGCACCATCGAGTACATCGTGATCCGCCACGGCGAGCTGGCGGTCCAGCTGCGCGGCCAGTCCGGCCTGGTCCCGGCCGCCCAGCTGACCAAGCTCTGAACGACCCGGCGGCCGGCTCCACCGTTCAGCGCGCTTCGAGCAACTCCCAACGCTCCATCAGCGCCAGCAATTCGTCGTCAATGGCGGCCGCGCGCTGCGTCACCTCGCCGATGCGGGCCGTGCCCTGGGCATACAGCTCGGTGCCGTTGATCAGCCCATGCAGCTGGGCCTGCTCGGCCTCCAGCGCCGCGATGCGGCCGGGGATCTCGTCCAGCTCGCGCTGTTCCTTGTAGCTGAGCTTGCGACGTGCGGGCACAGCGGGGGCTGGCGCAGGCGCCGCAACCGGAGCAGCGGCCGGCGCGGCCTTGGCCTGCAGGGCGGCGGCGCGCTGGCTCTGGATCAGCCAGTCCTCGATGTCGCCCTCATACTCGCGCCAGCGCCCCTCGCCCTCGTTGACGATGGTCGAGGTGACCACGTTGTCGAGGAAGCGCCGGTCGTGGCTGACCAGGAAGACCGTGCCGTCGTAGTCGGCCAGCAGCTCTTCCAGCAGTTCCAGCGTCTCGATGTCCAGGTCGTTGGTCGGCTCGTCCAGCACCAGCACATTGGCCGGCCGTGCGAACAGCCGCGCCAGCAGCAGGCGGTTGCGCTCGCCGCCCGACAGCGTGCGCACCGGCGAATCGGAGCGGGCCGGCGAGAACAGGAAGTCGCCCAGATAGCTCTTCACATGCTTCTTCTGGCTGCCGATCTCTATCCATTCGCTGCCGGGACTGATGGTGTCGGCCAGCGTGGCGTCGAGATTGAGCGCGTCGCGCATCTGGTCGAAATACGCCACGCTGAGCTTGCTGCCCAGGCGCACCGTGCCGCTGTCGGGCGCCAGCTCGCCGAGGATCATCTTCAGCAGCGTCGTCTTGCCGGCACCATTGGCGCCGACCAGGCCGATCTTGTCGCCGCGAAGGATGGTGGCCGTGAACTCACGGACGATGTCGCGTTCGCCATAGCGCTTGGACACGCCCTCGAGCTCGGCCACGATCTTGCCGCTACTCGCCCCGGTGTCCACGTCCAGCCTGACCTTGCCCTGCACGTCGCGGCGGGCAACGCGCTCGGCGCGCATCTCGTGCAGCCGCTGCACGCGGGCCACGCTGCGGGTGCGGCGGGCCTCGACGCCCTTGCGTATCCAGACTTCTTCCTGGGCCAGCAGCTTGTCGAAGCGGGCATTGGCCAGCGCCTCGTTCTCCAGCTCATAGGCCTTGGCCGCCTGGAAGGCCGCGAAATTGCCCGGATAGCCGCGCATCTGGCCACGGTCCAGCTCGACGATGCGGTTGCAGACCTTGTCCAGGAAGGCGCGGTCGTGGGTGATCAGCAGCAGCGAGCCCTGGAAGCCGTTGAGCAGGTCTTCCAGCCAGCGGATCGCATCCAGGTCCAGGTGGTTGGTCGGTTCGTCCAGCAGCAGCACGTCGGGCTGGGCCACCAGGGCACGGGCCAGGGCCACGCGCTTCTTCAGCCCGCCCGACAGCGATCCCACGCGGCGCTCGCCATCCAGGCCCAGGCGATGCAGGGTCTCATCGACCCGCTGCTCCCAGTTCCAGGCACCGATGTGCTCGATGCGCTCCTGCAGCGCCGCCAGGTCCTCGCCCTCGGCATGATTCTCGAAACGGTCGCGAAGGGCCTTGGCCTCGGCCACGCCCTCGCTGACCACGTCGAAGATCGAAGCCTCCGGGTCCAGGGCCGGCTCCTGCGGCACATAGACGCTGGTCAGGCCCTGCTGCAGCTGCAAGAGCCCGTCGTCCAGCCTCTCCAGGCCGGCCAGGATCTTGAGCAGCGAGCTCTTGCCCGTGCCGTTGCGGCCGATCAGGCCGACCCGCTCGCCGGTTTCGAGGGCGAAATTCGCACCATCCAGCAGGGCCACGTGGCCGTAGGCGAGATGGGCATTGGTAATCGATAAAACAGCCATAGGGGGCGGATTGTCCCGCATGCCCCGGGGAGGTCCGTCTCGACAGCCCCAGGCGCGCCGACTATGCTTTGCTTCGCGAACCACCATCCGCTGACGTCCAGCCTCGTCGCGAGAGTCAAGCCCATGGCCAACGCCATAGACACCACTGCCAGGATCCTGACCCAGACCCAGGCCAGCCGCGAACGCTCGCTGCAGCGCCTGGGCAGCGGCAAGTCCATCAATACCGCCTCCGACGACGCGGCCGTGGCGGCCATCGCCGTACGGCTCTCTGCCCAGCTCAATGCCTCCAGCCAGTTGCGCCGCAACGTGGGGGATGCCCTGTCCTTGGCCGATACCGCCGGCGGTGCCCTGGGCCAGGTCAGCGCCGCCCTGGTCCGCATGCGCGACCTGGCGATCCAGGCCGCCAACGGCAGCTACACCAGCAGCGACCGGGTCGCGATAGAAACCGAATACGCCAAGCTGTCCGAGACCCTGGACAAGCAGGCCGGCGGCGTGCAGTTCAACGGCCGCCCCATCCTGGACGGCAGCCTGCAGCTGAACGTCCAGACCGACGAGCAAGGCGGCGAACAGCAGCTGAACCTGGCCGATGTCTCGACCCAGGGCCTGAGACTGGCCGGCCAGTCGCTGGCCACGGCCGACCAGGCCCGCCAGGCCGTCGATGCGCTCGACCAGGCCATAGAGCAGGTCGGCGCCCAGCAGGCCGGCATAGGCGCGGCCCAGGCCGGTTTCCAGAGCGTGATCGCCAACCTGGAAGGCAGCTACGAATCGCTGGCCTCGGCCCGCAGCCGCCGCGTCGACACCGACTATGCGGCCGAGTCGGCCAACAGCAGCCAGGCCACGGTCCGCCAGCAGGCGGCGCTCAAGGCGGTCGCGCTGTACAAGCGCAACCAGGTGCTGCAGACCGATCTGCTGCCGGCGCCGATCAAGGATTGAAGCAGCCTTTGCGCTGATTTCCTGAGCCTCCTCGCTGCCGGACTAGACTCCGCGCCCTGGAGACGGGCAATTCCGCCCGCCCGGAGGAGGAACATCCATGAGAGCAAGAAATTCGTTGGCACGCCTGTCCCTGGCGCTGAGCCTGGCCGGCCTTTGCAGCCTGGCCGCCGCCCATTCGCTGAAGCCGCAGCGTGCGGTCGAAGGCATCACCGAGTACCGCCTGGCCAATGGCCTGCAGGTGCTGCTGGCGCCGGACGACAGCAAGCCCACGACCACAGTCAACGTGACCTACCGCGTCGGCTCCAAGCACGAGAACTACGGCGAAACCGGCATGGCCCACCTGCTGGAGCACCTGATCTTCAAGGGCAGCCCCAAGTACCCGGCCCCCTGGGACGAATTCAGCAAGCGCGGCCTGATGGCCAACGGCTCGACCTGGTTCGACCGCACCAACTACTTCGCCGCCTTCGCCGCCAACGAGGCCAACCTCAAGTGGTACCTGGAATGGCAGGCCGATGCCATGGTCCACAGCCACATCGCCAAGCGCCACCTCGACACCGAGATGACCGTGGTGCGCAACGAGATGGAGATGGGCGAGAACGACCCCGGCAATGCCACGACCCAACGGGCCCTGGCGGCGATGTTCCAGTGGCACAACTACGGCAAGGACACGATTGGCGCCCGCGCCGACGTCGAGAACGTCGACATCTCGCGGCTGCAGGCCTTCTACCGCCAGTACTACCAGCCCGACAACGCCACGCTGATCGTCTCCGGCAAGTTCGACGCCAACAAGGTGCTGGACTGGGTGGAGCAGAGCTTCGCCAAGCTGCCCAAGCCCAAGCGCCAGCTCAAGCCCACCTACACCAACGACCCGGTGCAGGACGGCGAGAACCAGGTGACCGTGCGCCGCACGGGCGGCACGGCGCAGTCGCTGGCGGCGTACCACATTCCGGCCGGCCCGCACCCCGACTACGCCGCCATCGAGCTGCTCAACCTGGTGCTGGCGCAGACCCCGGGCGGCCGTCTGCACAAGCGCCTGGTCGAGGAGAAGAAGCTGGCCGCCT
Proteins encoded in this region:
- a CDS encoding ATP-binding cassette domain-containing protein → MAVLSITNAHLAYGHVALLDGANFALETGERVGLIGRNGTGKSSLLKILAGLERLDDGLLQLQQGLTSVYVPQEPALDPEASIFDVVSEGVAEAKALRDRFENHAEGEDLAALQERIEHIGAWNWEQRVDETLHRLGLDGERRVGSLSGGLKKRVALARALVAQPDVLLLDEPTNHLDLDAIRWLEDLLNGFQGSLLLITHDRAFLDKVCNRIVELDRGQMRGYPGNFAAFQAAKAYELENEALANARFDKLLAQEEVWIRKGVEARRTRSVARVQRLHEMRAERVARRDVQGKVRLDVDTGASSGKIVAELEGVSKRYGERDIVREFTATILRGDKIGLVGANGAGKTTLLKMILGELAPDSGTVRLGSKLSVAYFDQMRDALNLDATLADTISPGSEWIEIGSQKKHVKSYLGDFLFSPARSDSPVRTLSGGERNRLLLARLFARPANVLVLDEPTNDLDIETLELLEELLADYDGTVFLVSHDRRFLDNVVTSTIVNEGEGRWREYEGDIEDWLIQSQRAAALQAKAAPAAAPVAAPAPAPAVPARRKLSYKEQRELDEIPGRIAALEAEQAQLHGLINGTELYAQGTARIGEVTQRAAAIDDELLALMERWELLEAR
- a CDS encoding flagellin, translating into MLCFANHHPLTSSLVARVKPMANAIDTTARILTQTQASRERSLQRLGSGKSINTASDDAAVAAIAVRLSAQLNASSQLRRNVGDALSLADTAGGALGQVSAALVRMRDLAIQAANGSYTSSDRVAIETEYAKLSETLDKQAGGVQFNGRPILDGSLQLNVQTDEQGGEQQLNLADVSTQGLRLAGQSLATADQARQAVDALDQAIEQVGAQQAGIGAAQAGFQSVIANLEGSYESLASARSRRVDTDYAAESANSSQATVRQQAALKAVALYKRNQVLQTDLLPAPIKD